From the Hyphomicrobiaceae bacterium genome, the window GAACACCGGAAGGATCAACGAAGCCGTGAACAGGCCTGCCCACAACGCGTTGGGGTTCCAAACCTTGGCACCTGCGCCCATGAAGACTGCATTGACGAAGGCAAAGACGCCGCCGAGCACGATCAAGATCGTGGGAGCCTTCCACGGACGATGGATGTGCGCATTGTCGATGCGATGGATCCAGCCCGAGTTGAGGTTCAGGAAGTTGAAGATGATGTAGCCAACGTTGGAAACGGCGAGGATGAAGAAGAAGCTCGTCGCATCCGCGCAGGCAATGGCAAGAATGCAGAGATTGACGCACAGGTCCGTCCACATCGCTGCAGTCGGAGCACCATGCGAATTCGTCTTGCTCAGGTAGCGCGGCAACCAACCATCGACGGATGCCTGATAGAGCGTACGCGACGAACCGGCCATCGCGGTCATGATCGACAGCAACAAAGCCAGGATCATCATCATCACGAGGATGTTCGTCATGAAGCCGCTGCCGCCGACCATGTGGCCCATGGCTTCCGCAACGCCCGAACCATCTACAATCGGTCCGGCGAGCATGCCGTCAATGCCAAGCACACCCTGGAACGTGAACGGAACCAGCGTATATAGCAGAAGGCAAAGAAGGCCGGAGTAGAAGATGGCTTTGAACGTATCAGAACCCGGATTTCGGAATTCGGCCGTATAGCAGACCGCGGTTTCAAAGCCGTAGGTCGACCACGCGGCGATGAACATGCCTCCCAGGACGAGCGTCCAACCAGGAATGTCCCATTGTCCCATCTCAGGAACGTAGGCATTCTTCAGCGGAACCAACGGTGTGTAGTTGGACCAATCGATCTGTCCGGTCAGAATCGGAACAACGCCGACGATGAGCATCGGAATGATGACCAACAGGCCAATGTATTTCTGAACGTTTGCTGTACCCGCAATGCCGCGGTGCTGGATTGCGAAGGTGAGCAGCATCAAAAGCGCACCAATCCAGAATGCAGCGTTGAAGGAGAAGTGCACAGGTCCAAGCGTGCCAGATGCCAGCGTCCAATCGCGGATGTGAGGCGTCACCGCGGTAATGCCGTCTGCACTCAACAGAGCAGCAATCGCATCGTCAGCGGTCTTACCGGCATTGGCTGCAAGCCACTCAACGACACGCGGGCTGTCGGCCGCAATAGAACCCGCATTGGCCTTGACCCACGCAAGTACCGCAGGAGCATCAGCCGGAGGGATGGGGGCAAAAGCGTTCAGGATATACGCAGCTGCAATCGAACAACCGAGCGAGAGCACTGGCGACCATGCGAACCAGTTGCACCACACGGACATCGGAGCAAGCCACTTCGCGTAGCGAACCCACGCGGCGGCGCCGTACACCGAAGCGCCGCCGGATTTATTGGGAAACAGACCTGCAATTTCTGCGTAAGTAAAGGATTGGATGAAGCCCATGATCATGGACACAGTCCAGACCAGAAACGCCACCTTTCCGACCGTGCCGGCAATGCCGCCGATGGAGAACAAAACAAGGGCCGGCACACCGCTGGCAACCCAGAACGCTCCTCGCCAATCGATACCACGCACCAACTCCGTACTTGAAGTTGGTGCTGGATCATTGATCGTTCCGCTGCGTATGGATGTCATGATACTCCTCCGAAATGGATCTCTTCCACGTTTGCTCTAATTTATTGTTTGTTCTTTTCTTCGCTCAGGCTCTTGATGGCCCTTAGAGATGACCGGCAGTCGTTCCACCGGCCGACTTCTTCTCAGTTGAACTGCGCCTCCAACTCTTGCGTCAGCTCAAATAGATCCATGCAAACCCCATAGGTCGCGACGTTAAAGATCGGCGCCTCAGGATCGGTGTTGACTGCTATGATGGTGTCGACGTGCTTCATGCCGTACAGGTGCTGCACAGCGCCCGAGATGCCGAGCGCGATGTAAACCTTGCAGACACTAGCAACCTTGCCGGATTGACCGACTTGATGGGGCTTAGGCAGCCAGCCGGAATCGACGATCGGGCGCGAACATCCGAACGTGAAGCCGAGCCTATCGGCGAGCTTCTCGAAGCGAGGAAGATTATCCTTTTCCTGAATGCCTCGCCCCACGGACAAGATGTACTCGGCCTTTGAGATATCGATGTCCGACGGCGGCGCTTCGATATAGCCGGTATGTTGCATTGGCTTGGCGGCATCGCCCAGATCGGCTTCGAAGCTCGACCGCGTTGCGCTCCCTTTGCCTTCGGGAACCGGATAAGTCGCGCCGCGTAACGCTAAAACGACAATCTCCCGGCCAGGGAAAGCAACTTCCAGATTGACCTTGTTGCCGTAAGCGCCCCGCGTTGCGACGATGGCTTTCTCATCACTTGCAAGCGCGAGAACATCGCTTGCAAAGCCTGCTCCGATCCGGGCAGCAACTGCAGACGCGCAGGCCATGCCATTCACGGTGTGACCGAAAAGGATAAGCTGCGGGCGATATTTCTTGCCCAACTGAAGCGCGCATTCCTCATAGATATGTGGATCGAAATGATCGCCATCCATCTTGACGGTGACGATCTCGTCGACGCCTTCCAGATCCACTTCGGCGGCCATCGCATCCAGGCTCTGACCAATGACGGCAACGACAAGTGGTCCACCCAGCTTGTCTTTTACCGAGGCGGCTGCCCCGATAGCTTCCTTGGTGATATCGCGAACAGCACCGTTGAGATGCTCGGCGAACAGGAGGATGCCAGCCATGTCAGGCTCCCTTCTTTTCACGAATGAGGGTTGCGATGAACTTGGCGACCTCGGCCGGCGTGCCGCTAAGCATCTCGGCCTTCGATTGCTCAGGTATGTACATGCGTCGAACCTGATAGCCTGCGCTGCCATCCTGGACGTTCTTGCCATCGACAACGACTAGCGGCTTCTGCTTTGCCTGCTTGACCATCTTCATGGTTGCAAAGCGAGGCGTGTTGATGCCGGTTTGAATTGCGACGACGGCGGGCGCCTGCAGATCGAACGTGTGGCGCAAGCCGCCTTCGAGTTCGCGAGCGAGT encodes:
- a CDS encoding electron transfer flavoprotein subunit alpha/FixB family protein; this encodes MAGILLFAEHLNGAVRDITKEAIGAAASVKDKLGGPLVVAVIGQSLDAMAAEVDLEGVDEIVTVKMDGDHFDPHIYEECALQLGKKYRPQLILFGHTVNGMACASAVAARIGAGFASDVLALASDEKAIVATRGAYGNKVNLEVAFPGREIVVLALRGATYPVPEGKGSATRSSFEADLGDAAKPMQHTGYIEAPPSDIDISKAEYILSVGRGIQEKDNLPRFEKLADRLGFTFGCSRPIVDSGWLPKPHQVGQSGKVASVCKVYIALGISGAVQHLYGMKHVDTIIAVNTDPEAPIFNVATYGVCMDLFELTQELEAQFN
- a CDS encoding APC family permease → MTSIRSGTINDPAPTSSTELVRGIDWRGAFWVASGVPALVLFSIGGIAGTVGKVAFLVWTVSMIMGFIQSFTYAEIAGLFPNKSGGASVYGAAAWVRYAKWLAPMSVWCNWFAWSPVLSLGCSIAAAYILNAFAPIPPADAPAVLAWVKANAGSIAADSPRVVEWLAANAGKTADDAIAALLSADGITAVTPHIRDWTLASGTLGPVHFSFNAAFWIGALLMLLTFAIQHRGIAGTANVQKYIGLLVIIPMLIVGVVPILTGQIDWSNYTPLVPLKNAYVPEMGQWDIPGWTLVLGGMFIAAWSTYGFETAVCYTAEFRNPGSDTFKAIFYSGLLCLLLYTLVPFTFQGVLGIDGMLAGPIVDGSGVAEAMGHMVGGSGFMTNILVMMMILALLLSIMTAMAGSSRTLYQASVDGWLPRYLSKTNSHGAPTAAMWTDLCVNLCILAIACADATSFFFILAVSNVGYIIFNFLNLNSGWIHRIDNAHIHRPWKAPTILIVLGGVFAFVNAVFMGAGAKVWNPNALWAGLFTASLILPVFWFRHHVQDGDRFPDHMYEDLNITPGEIVHRKAGILPYLTLAAGLATVLIANWFFTLPV